The Deinococcus metallilatus genome segment GGCCGGGGCGGACGAGGTGGGCGGCTACGCGACCAACGTGCCCAAGGTGTTCGCGGCGGGTGACATGCGCCGGGGCCAGTCGCTGGTGGTCTGGGCGATCCGCGAGGGACGGCAGGCCGCGCGCGCGGTGGACGAGTTCCTGATGGGGGCGAGCGACCTGCCCCGTTGAGGGGGGAGCACAAGCCACCGTACTCGCGGCCGACCGGGGACTTCTCCTGGTCGGCCGCTTTGCTGCGAGCAGCGACCCGAGCAGGAACGTTGGCCATCCAACCTACTCCTTTGGGTGGAGGAGCGGGCAAGCACCCGCCGCGCTTTCTCACAGGTCCCAGGCGGAGGAAGGCGGGCCTTTCCTGAATACCGGGAAACCCCGCTTGCGCCGCGCGGCCGCCTCCCGCAGATTGAGGCCACACCACAGCCGCACGGCCTTCCTGCGCCCCTGGCGCCCCACCTCCACTCCCCGTCCTCCCCAGGAAGGAGACACCATGTCCGCGACCCCCGTTCGTACCCCGGTCGGCATTGTCGGTGCCGGTCCCGCCGGTCTGTTTCTCGCCCACCTGCTGCACCGCCAGGGCATCGAGAGCGTGGTTCTGGAAACCCGCTCGCGGGAGGAGGTCGAGGGGACCATCCGTGCCGGGGTGCTGGAGCAGTGGACGGTGGACCTGATGCAGGACCTGGGTCTGGGGGACCGGATGCGGCGCGAGGGGCACTTCCACCGCGGCATCACCCTGCGCTTCAACGGGGAAAGCTGGCACCTCGACTTCGAGGACCTCACCGGCGGCAAGCGCGTCACCGTCTACCCCCAGCACGAGGTCCTCCGGGACCTGATCGCCGCGCGGCTGGCGAACGGGGGGGAAATCCGTTTCGGCGTGCAGGACGTGCAGCTCCACGGCCTCACCACCGACCGCCCCCGCATCACCTACCGGAACGGGGACGGTGAGCCGGAAGAGCTGCACTGCGATTTCATCGCCGGGTGCGACGGTTCCCAGGGCACCTCACGGCAGCACGTCGAGGGCCGCACCGAGTACCAGCACCTCTACCCCTTCGGCTGGCTGGGTATCCTGGTCGAAGCGCCGCCCTCGCACCACGAGCTGATCTACGCGCGGCACGGGCGCGGCTTCGCCCTGCTCAGCACCCGTTCCCCGGACATTCAGCGGATGTACCTCCAGTGCGGCCCGACCGACAACGCGGCGGACTTCCCGGACGACCTGATCTGGTCCGAGCTGCACAGACGCCTGGAGACGGTGGACGGCTGGACCCTCACGGAGGGCCGCATCTTCCAGAAGAACGTGATCGGGATGCGCTCCTTCGTGTGTGACCGGATGCAGCACGGACGGCTCTACATCGCCGGGGACGCCGCGCACATCGTCCCGCCCACCGGGGCGAAGGGCCTCAATCTCGCCGTGGCCGACGCCGTGTACCTGGCGCGCGGCCTGGAGGACTTCTACGGGCGTGGGCGCCGGGACCGGCTCGAACAGTACACCGCGACCTGCCTGCGCCGCATCTGGAAGGCGGAGCGCTTCTCCTGGTACATGACGACCATGCTGCACACCAACCCGGCCGAGGACCCCTTCGAGCAGCGCATCCACCTCGCGGACCTCGACTACGTCGTGCATTCGCGGGCCGCCGCCACCGCCCTCGCCGAGAATTACGTGGGCCTTCCGCTGGACTGAAGCGCCCGGGGACCGGGCCGCAAGCGGCAGAGGTTGACGGCGATTGACCGGGAGGCCAGGATGATCTGGGAGGAACGAACGTGCCAGATCAGGCTCAGATGGACCAGCCAGCCGTGGGGCGGGACCGGCCCGGCGTGGCGGCCCCTCCGGCGGACCTGCCGCTGATCCTCGACCGGAGCAGCCGGACGGCGCTCTCCAAGCAGCTTTCCGGGCAACTCCGCACGGCGATTCGCTGCGGGCAACTCGAACCCGGGCAGCGGATGCCGTCCACCCGTGCCCTGGCGGACGCGCTGGGCGTGGGCCGCAACATCACCTTCGAGGCCTACGAGGACCTGCTGGCCGAGGGCTATCTGGTGGGCAGGGACCGCTCGGGCACCTACGTCGCCCACGACCTGGCGGCCGAGGTGCCCGGCCAGCCCCGCCCGTTGCCGACCCCCAGCACGGCGGCCCGCTGGCTGCGGCGGCAGGTGCCCGAGCCTCACGTGGAAGACGCGATCACCAGCGGCCTGCTGGAGTTCCGGGTGGGGCAGACGGACACCCGCGCCCTGCCCCAGACCGAATGGCGGCGGGCCTGGCGCGACGTGGCGGAACTGGACCTGCCCAGCGACTACGACGACCCGGCCGGGGACCTGCGGCTGCGAGAAGCCGTCGCCGGGTACCTGAAACGGGCGCGCGGGCTGGTCTGCACGGCGGACGACGTGATCATCACCGCCGGGGCCGTGCAGGGCGTGAATCTGGTGGCCCAGGCGGTGCTGGAACCCGGTGACACCGTGGGCTTCGAGGAACCCGGCTACCGCCTGGCCCGTCAGATTTTGCAGGAGGCGGGAGCCCACATCCTGCCGCTGCCGGTGGACCCGGACGGCCTCCGGCTGGACGCGCTCCCCACCGGGACGGACGCGCCGTTGCTGGTGTACACCACCCCGTCCCACCAGTTTCCGCTGGGCGTGCGGCTCTCGATTCCCCGGCGGCTCGCGCTGCTCGAATGGGCGCAGCAGCACGACGCGCTGATCATCGAGGACGACTACGACAGCGAGTTCCGCTACGGCGCGCCGCCCCTGCCGTCCCTGGCGTCCCTCGACACGAACGGGCGCGTGGTGTACCTCGGGACGTTTTCCAAAGTGCTGTCTCCGGCGGTGCGGGTCGGCTACGTGGTCGCGCCGCCAGTGCTGCGTGACCGGCTGCTGCACATCAAGGGGCGGCTGGATTTCCACACGTCCTGGCCGGTGCAGCGGGCGCTGGCGCTGTTGATCGAACAGGGCCACCTGGAGCGTCACATCCGCCGAATGCGGCGGGTGTACGCGGCCAAACGCTCGCTCCTGAGCAGCGCTCTGCACGGCGTCCGGCCCCACGCCCGCCTGATGGGCCTGGAAGCGGGCCTGCACGCCCACCTCGAACTCGATCCCGCGATTCCGGCGGAGCGGGTGGTCGCCGCCGCCCGCCAGCACCGCCTGATCGTCCCGAGTCTCAGCCCCTACTACCTGGGGACGCCCGACCGCAACGGCCTGCTGCTGGGCTACGGCGGCCTCTCGTTGCCCGATCTGGAAGAGAGCGCGCGGCTGCTCGCCCGCGCCGTCGCCCAGGTGTCCCGGAGAGCCGCTGAGGCGGACGGGTGGGGCAACTGGCTGGTGAATCTGGAGGAGAACTGGCTTTGCGACCCGGCCACACCCGCCCTATAACTGGGCGCAATCCATTTCCCAGCGCCGTCCCGTTCACACCGCGCCTGCGCGTCCACGATCTTCCCGGCCCGCCGTCCGGCCCGCCGGTCCCTCTGGAGTGTCCGATGAACCGTACCGCCCGTGCTTCCCTGCTGTTTTCCCTCCTCGCCCTCGGTTCTGCCCAGGCCCGGCCCTGGCAGGAGATCAAGGCGTCCGGCGTGATCAAGATCGCCACCAACGCCGAATTCAAGCCCTTCACGTACTACGAGGGCAACACGATGAAAGGCTTCGAGTACGACCTGGGCAACGCGCTGGCCAAGCAGCTCGGCGTGAAGGCCGAGTGGGTCAACCAGCCGTTCGACTCGCTCCTGATCGGCCTGAACCAGGACCGCTTCGACCTGGTGATCTCCTCGCACGGCATCACGCCGGAGCGGCAGAAGGCGGTGGACTTCAGCCACCCGCACTATTGCAGCGGCGGCCTGATCGTCTCCAGGATCGGCGGGCCGAAGACCGGCGCCGACCTCAAGGGCAAGACGGTCGCCACCCAGATCGGCACGACCTACGTGGACCAGATCCGCAAGATTCTGGGGGACCGCGCCGTGCGCACCTACCCCAGCAACGCCGCCGCCCTGCAAGCGCTGCAAGCGGGCCGGGTGGACGCCGTGGTGAACGAGAAGTTCTACAACCTGGCGGCGATCAAGGCGAACAAGGGCCAGTTGCAGGCCGGTGACCTGCTGTTCCAGGAACGCATCGGCATGGCGGTCAAGAAAGGCAACACGTCGCTCCTCCAGGCGGTGAACGGCGCCCTGGCGACCGTGATGAAGAACGGCGTGTACGCCAAGCTCTCCCAGAGCTACTTCGGACAGGACGTGCGGTGCAAGTAATCCCGGCCGGAAAGGGAGCGCCGGGGAAGGGCGGCAGCCCGGCGCTGGTGGTCGCGGGCTGGATCGTGTTCGCGGTGGCCGCGTTCTACCTGCTGTTCCTGGGGATCAGCCTGGTGCTGTCCAGCGCCCCCGACCCCATCGGTTCCCGCGCCGCGCTGTTCGTGGAAGGTGCGCGCACCACCCTCACCCTCACGCTGATCTCCGGCGTGCTGGGCCTGCTGATCGGCACGCTCGTCGGGCTGGCCCGCACCTCGCCCCTCTGGCTGGTGCGCGCCCCCGCCGCGTTCTACATCTGGGTGATTCGCGGCACGCCGCTGCTGGTGCAGATTCTGTTCGTGTACAACGCCCTGCCGATGATCCTGAAAAAGCTCGGCATCCAGGCCGAACTGAACGAGTTCTCCTCGGCTGTCCTCGCGCTGGCCCTGAATGTGGGCGCGTACAACGCCGAGGTGATCCGCGCGGGCATCCTGGCCGTACCCCGGGGGCAAAACGAGGCCGCGCGCTCGCTGGGCCTCAGCGGCACGCAGACCATGACCAGCATCGTGCTGCCGCAGGCCCTGCGGGTGGTGACGCCGCCGCTGGTGAACAACCTGGTCGCGCTGCTCAAGGACTCCTCGCTGGCCTCCTCCATCGCCCTGCTCGAACTCACGCTGGCGGGGTCGCGCGTCTCCAGCGAAACCTTCCAGCCGGTCCCCGTCCTGACCACCGTGGCCTGCGTCTACCTCGCCCTCACCACCGTGATGACGCTCTTTACCGACGTTCTGGAGCGAAGGCTCAAGGTCGCCTCGCGCTGAAAATGGAGAGGAATCCAACCATGACGCAAGCGGGACCGATCATCGTGGCGAAGGACGTGGAGAAGCATTTCGGGAGCTTCCAGGCCCTGCGGGGAGTGAGCCTCACCGTCCAGCCCCGCGAAGTCGTCGTCATCATCGGCCCCTCCGGCAGCGGCAAGAGCACCTTCATCCGCACCCTCAATGCCCTCGATCCCCACGACCACGGCTCCATCACCGTCGACGGTATCCCCCTCGACGGGCAGCGGCACCTCGACGAAATCCGCCGCGAGGTCGGCATGGTCTTCCAGTCCTTCAACCTCTTCCCCCATCTCACCGTCCTCGAAAACATCACCCTCGCCCCCACCCGTGTCCGCAAAACCAGCCCCGCTGAAGCCGAACAGCGTGCCCTGGAACTCCTGAGGCGGGTGGGGATTGAGGAACAGGCGCACAAGTATCCGGCGCAGCTCTCAGGGGGGCAACAGCAACGGGTGGCGATTGCCCGGGCGTTGGCGATGGACCCGAAGGTGATGCTGTTTGATGAGCCGACCTCGGCGCTGGATCCGGAGATGATCAAGGAGGTGCTGGATGTGATGAAGGAGCTGGCGCGGTCGGGGATGACGATGCTGGTGGTGACGCATGAGATGGGGTTTGCGCGGGAGGTGGCGGACCGGATTTTGTTTTTTGACCGGGGGCAGATCGTGGAGGATACGACGCCCGAAGCCTTCTACAACCATCCCCAGCACGAACGCGCCCAGGCCTTTTTAAGCAAAATCCTCGGCCACTGACGGGACGCTCCACACCTCCCCCCTCAACGACGCAGCCGCCCGCCCTTGTGCTCAGGCGGCTGCCACAGTTTGCACGCCGGGCCGGGTGAGGAGGCCCGACAGGAGATGGAGACTTTCGAATCTGGCTGGTTAATTTAAGTCAGTTCTGGCTCTTATCTGTCAGCCAATCTCACTCTATCCTGAATCCATCAGGCTCCATGCCCTTATTCCCTCCTTAGGAGAACCCATGACGCAACTGACTGAACGCACGCCCCAGGCCAACGAACTCATTCGGATCGAAGACGCCCTGGGGGCGCACAACTACAAGCCGCTGGACGTGGTGATCGAGCGGGCGCGCGGCCCCTGGGTCTGGGACACCGGCGGGCGCAAGTACCTCGACTGCCTCTCGGCGTACAGCTCCGTCAACCAGGGCCACTGCCATCCGCGCATCGTCGGCGCGCTGACCGAACAGGCGCAGCGGGTGACCATCACCTCCCGCGCCTTCCGCAATGACCAGCTCGCCGGGCTGTACCAGACGCTGACCCGCCTGCTGGGGTACGAGGCGGTCATCCCGATGAACACCGGGGCCGAAGCGGTGGAAACCGCGATCAAGCTGGCGCGCAAGTGGGCCTACGAGGTGCGCGGCATTCCCCACGGCCAGGCCGAGATCATCGTGATGGAGGGCAATTTCCACGGCCGCACCACCACCCTGGTCAGCTTCAGCAGCGAGGCGCAGTACCGCGAGCCGTTCGCGCCGCTGACCCCCGGCTTCAGGCGGGTGCCCTACGGCGACGTGGCGGCCATCGAGGCGGCGATCACGCCCAATACGGCCGCCGTGCTGTTCGAGCCGATCCAGGGCGAGGCGGGCGTGATCGTGCCGCCCGAGGGCTTCCTGCGCGGCGTGCGCGAGGTCTGCGACCGCCACGGCCTCCTGATGGTGGCCGACGAGATCCAGACGGGCCTGGGCCGCACCGGCCGCTGGCTGGCCTGCGACCATGAGGATGTCCGCCCCGACATGGTGATTCTGGGCAAGGCGCTGGGCGGTGGGGTATACCCGGTGAGCGCGGTGCTGTCGAGCCGCGAACTGATGGACCTCTTCCAGCCCGGCGACCACGGCAGCACCTTCGGTGGGAACCCGCTAGCCGCCGCCGTCGGACAGGCCAGCCTGGAAGTGCTGGAGGACGAGGGTCTGGTGCAGCGTGCCGAGGAGCTGGGCACATACCTGCAAGAGCGCCTGCGCGCGCTGAACAGCCCCCTGGTGCGTGAAATCCGTGGGAAGGGCCTCCTGATCGGCGTGGAACTGCACGAATCGGCCCGCCCGTATTGCGAGCGCCTCCAGGCCCTGGGTGTGCTTTGCAAGGAAACGCATGTCAACACCCTGCGCCTCGCGCCGCCGCTGGTGATCACCCGCGAAGAACTCGACTGGGCGCTGGAACGGCTGGCCGGGGTCCTGGGGAGCTGAGCCGCAGGCGAGGGGAACGCGCCTGCTCACTTCGACCTGGGATGGCCCCGGAGGCTCCGGCAGCGGTCTGCTCTGCCCAACCTGCCTCTCCCCTCCCCTCCCCCGCCGCGTCAGGTGATGCCGGTGGTGTGGGCAAGTCCAGCAGTGTACGCGACATCGGCTTCACGCTGGCCTGCCTCGGGCACCGCGTCCTCCTGATTGATGGCGACCCGCAGGCGAACCTCACGGACTGGCTCGGGGTGCGGAGCATCGACCGGAACGGGGTTGAGAAGGTTGATCCCGTCACGCGCGGCCTGATCGAACACCGGCTTGAGGCTCGACCTCATCACGCGGCTGGGCTGGCCGAGCGCCGGGAGCATGGCGATCACCTGATCGAGATTGTGGTTCCGCAGGGCGAGGACCAGCTTCTGGGCGCGTTCGTCTGCTGGGTGCATGGGGGAGTGTACTGAAAAACGATAACGTTTGAGCTTGCTTCCCCTTTGGCTCGCTTGCTTGCTTTTCCCCAGGCCGCGTCCTGCCATGCTTCTGCCTTTTCCTGCGCTTTGGCCTGAGCCGATGCGGGACGGAGGATTGCTGCTGCATCTGCCATGGGCTTACAGCAGGATGGTGACGAGGAGCGGCTGGACTACTTCTATTGTTATTGATGACCGTAACAAGCAGCCAACAACTCTGAGCCTCCTCCACGCCCCCTGAAGCCTCAGCGCCAGGGGCGGAGCAACGAGGAGGGGAGGCGCAGTCTACGGAGCCAGCGGCGCGCGCCCCGCCGCGACCATCTCGGAGGAGCGCAGCGGCGCACAACTGCCACGCACGATCAGCCGTCCCCTCATCACCTGATGGTCAGTCCTGAAATCACCATCTTCCAGGGCGCGGAGGACCGCCTGCGCGGCCGCCTCGGCCATCGCCTCGACAGGCTGCTCGATGACGGTGATGGGCGGATCAACCAGGGCCGTCCAGGGGTAGTTGTCGAAGGTGAGCAGCGAGAGGTCGTCCGGCAGGCGCAGGCCGCGTTCGCGGATCGCCCGGAAAGCGCCGATGGCCTGAGTTCCGGTCAGCGCGATCAGCGCCGTGGGAGGGTCGGGCAAACCCAGCAGCTCGTGCGTGAGGGTGTAGGCGGTGTCTTCCGTCAGCAACGTGACGCGCTGGTAGGCGGCGGGCACGGTCAGGCCGCGCTCGCGCATCGCTTCGGGAAAGGTCCGGGAACGCTCCTCGGGGTGAATTTCCGGGTCGAAGGTGCCCAGCGCGGCGATGCGCGTGTGGCCCAGGCCGTGCAGGTAAGCGACGGCCTCCCGCATACAGGCGGCGTTGTCGAGCATGACGCTGGGAAAAGGAGAACCGGGCGGCCGGTAGTCGTATTCGAGGACGAAAAGGCCACGGTCGCGCAGGCGCTGGAGGTACTCGCGGCTGTCCGGGCCATACCCCGGCCGTACCAGGATGGCCGCGACCCGTTGGCCGTACAGGCGGCTGAGTTCCTGAAGTTCCAGCCGGGCGCTGTATTCGTTCTCGCTGATGATCAGCGTGTACCCGGCAGCTTGCAGCGTCCGGCCCGCCGTCCGCGCGAACTGTGCGAAAAACGGCTCGACGATGCTGCCCACGACCAGCCCGACGGTGCGGCTCTGGCCGCCGCGCAGGCTGCCCGCGCGCTGGTCGGGTTCGTAGTGGAGCTGGGCGATGGCCTGCTGCACGCGGGCCAGGGTTTCGGGAGTGAGTTTGTCAGGTTCGCGCAGGGCACGCTTGGCGGTGGTAGGGGAGACGCCCGCGAGCCGCGCAACGTCTTGAATATTGGCCACGGGTCCATTGTAGAACCTAACCCCGAGCAAGAG includes the following:
- a CDS encoding ABC transporter substrate-binding protein: MNRTARASLLFSLLALGSAQARPWQEIKASGVIKIATNAEFKPFTYYEGNTMKGFEYDLGNALAKQLGVKAEWVNQPFDSLLIGLNQDRFDLVISSHGITPERQKAVDFSHPHYCSGGLIVSRIGGPKTGADLKGKTVATQIGTTYVDQIRKILGDRAVRTYPSNAAALQALQAGRVDAVVNEKFYNLAAIKANKGQLQAGDLLFQERIGMAVKKGNTSLLQAVNGALATVMKNGVYAKLSQSYFGQDVRCK
- a CDS encoding 4-hydroxybenzoate 3-monooxygenase codes for the protein MSATPVRTPVGIVGAGPAGLFLAHLLHRQGIESVVLETRSREEVEGTIRAGVLEQWTVDLMQDLGLGDRMRREGHFHRGITLRFNGESWHLDFEDLTGGKRVTVYPQHEVLRDLIAARLANGGEIRFGVQDVQLHGLTTDRPRITYRNGDGEPEELHCDFIAGCDGSQGTSRQHVEGRTEYQHLYPFGWLGILVEAPPSHHELIYARHGRGFALLSTRSPDIQRMYLQCGPTDNAADFPDDLIWSELHRRLETVDGWTLTEGRIFQKNVIGMRSFVCDRMQHGRLYIAGDAAHIVPPTGAKGLNLAVADAVYLARGLEDFYGRGRRDRLEQYTATCLRRIWKAERFSWYMTTMLHTNPAEDPFEQRIHLADLDYVVHSRAAATALAENYVGLPLD
- a CDS encoding LacI family DNA-binding transcriptional regulator, whose amino-acid sequence is MANIQDVARLAGVSPTTAKRALREPDKLTPETLARVQQAIAQLHYEPDQRAGSLRGGQSRTVGLVVGSIVEPFFAQFARTAGRTLQAAGYTLIISENEYSARLELQELSRLYGQRVAAILVRPGYGPDSREYLQRLRDRGLFVLEYDYRPPGSPFPSVMLDNAACMREAVAYLHGLGHTRIAALGTFDPEIHPEERSRTFPEAMRERGLTVPAAYQRVTLLTEDTAYTLTHELLGLPDPPTALIALTGTQAIGAFRAIRERGLRLPDDLSLLTFDNYPWTALVDPPITVIEQPVEAMAEAAAQAVLRALEDGDFRTDHQVMRGRLIVRGSCAPLRSSEMVAAGRAPLAP
- a CDS encoding amino acid ABC transporter ATP-binding protein; protein product: MTQAGPIIVAKDVEKHFGSFQALRGVSLTVQPREVVVIIGPSGSGKSTFIRTLNALDPHDHGSITVDGIPLDGQRHLDEIRREVGMVFQSFNLFPHLTVLENITLAPTRVRKTSPAEAEQRALELLRRVGIEEQAHKYPAQLSGGQQQRVAIARALAMDPKVMLFDEPTSALDPEMIKEVLDVMKELARSGMTMLVVTHEMGFAREVADRILFFDRGQIVEDTTPEAFYNHPQHERAQAFLSKILGH
- a CDS encoding PLP-dependent aminotransferase family protein; this encodes MPDQAQMDQPAVGRDRPGVAAPPADLPLILDRSSRTALSKQLSGQLRTAIRCGQLEPGQRMPSTRALADALGVGRNITFEAYEDLLAEGYLVGRDRSGTYVAHDLAAEVPGQPRPLPTPSTAARWLRRQVPEPHVEDAITSGLLEFRVGQTDTRALPQTEWRRAWRDVAELDLPSDYDDPAGDLRLREAVAGYLKRARGLVCTADDVIITAGAVQGVNLVAQAVLEPGDTVGFEEPGYRLARQILQEAGAHILPLPVDPDGLRLDALPTGTDAPLLVYTTPSHQFPLGVRLSIPRRLALLEWAQQHDALIIEDDYDSEFRYGAPPLPSLASLDTNGRVVYLGTFSKVLSPAVRVGYVVAPPVLRDRLLHIKGRLDFHTSWPVQRALALLIEQGHLERHIRRMRRVYAAKRSLLSSALHGVRPHARLMGLEAGLHAHLELDPAIPAERVVAAARQHRLIVPSLSPYYLGTPDRNGLLLGYGGLSLPDLEESARLLARAVAQVSRRAAEADGWGNWLVNLEENWLCDPATPAL
- a CDS encoding amino acid ABC transporter permease; translated protein: MPAGKGAPGKGGSPALVVAGWIVFAVAAFYLLFLGISLVLSSAPDPIGSRAALFVEGARTTLTLTLISGVLGLLIGTLVGLARTSPLWLVRAPAAFYIWVIRGTPLLVQILFVYNALPMILKKLGIQAELNEFSSAVLALALNVGAYNAEVIRAGILAVPRGQNEAARSLGLSGTQTMTSIVLPQALRVVTPPLVNNLVALLKDSSLASSIALLELTLAGSRVSSETFQPVPVLTTVACVYLALTTVMTLFTDVLERRLKVASR
- the rocD gene encoding ornithine--oxo-acid transaminase, translated to MTQLTERTPQANELIRIEDALGAHNYKPLDVVIERARGPWVWDTGGRKYLDCLSAYSSVNQGHCHPRIVGALTEQAQRVTITSRAFRNDQLAGLYQTLTRLLGYEAVIPMNTGAEAVETAIKLARKWAYEVRGIPHGQAEIIVMEGNFHGRTTTLVSFSSEAQYREPFAPLTPGFRRVPYGDVAAIEAAITPNTAAVLFEPIQGEAGVIVPPEGFLRGVREVCDRHGLLMVADEIQTGLGRTGRWLACDHEDVRPDMVILGKALGGGVYPVSAVLSSRELMDLFQPGDHGSTFGGNPLAAAVGQASLEVLEDEGLVQRAEELGTYLQERLRALNSPLVREIRGKGLLIGVELHESARPYCERLQALGVLCKETHVNTLRLAPPLVITREELDWALERLAGVLGS